The following are encoded in a window of Bacillota bacterium genomic DNA:
- a CDS encoding ABC transporter substrate-binding protein, translated as MRRSIQAVLGVTLLVLLTSIAAFAQSTEPIKIGVYEPMTGAMAAGGQMTWEGIALAQEMQPTVLGRQIKLILVDNKSDKVESANAVARLVEQEKVVAIIGSYGSSNSIAGGDVAEKAGIPMVTDSATNPLVTQGKKYVFRACFIDPFQGEVMAKYVFNNLKLKKVAILKDVAQDYSVGLANYFKKTFTALTGDPKSIVAEVAYQTGDQDFTAQLTQVISAKAEALFVPGYFGDAALIAKQLRQLGSNIPILGGDALDAPELMSIGGKAVEGLTISSFYSAEAPANEVAKNFVAAYKKKYGKEPNANAALGFDTYNMVVDAIRRAGSTNPKAIRDALATTKGFVGVTGTITIDENGNATKDAVILRVQNGVFRYVTTIHP; from the coding sequence GTGAGAAGGTCGATTCAGGCAGTCTTGGGAGTAACCCTCTTGGTCCTCTTGACTTCCATCGCAGCGTTCGCACAGAGCACCGAGCCCATCAAGATCGGCGTTTACGAGCCGATGACCGGTGCGATGGCCGCCGGTGGTCAGATGACCTGGGAAGGCATCGCGCTCGCCCAGGAGATGCAACCGACTGTCCTCGGGAGACAGATCAAGCTGATTCTCGTGGACAACAAGAGCGACAAAGTTGAATCCGCGAACGCGGTAGCCCGCCTCGTCGAGCAGGAAAAGGTCGTCGCAATCATAGGGAGCTACGGGAGCTCCAACTCCATCGCCGGCGGTGATGTCGCTGAGAAGGCCGGCATCCCAATGGTGACCGACTCCGCCACGAACCCCCTCGTGACGCAGGGCAAGAAGTACGTGTTCCGCGCATGTTTCATCGACCCGTTCCAGGGCGAAGTGATGGCCAAGTACGTGTTCAACAACCTCAAGCTAAAGAAAGTGGCCATCCTGAAGGACGTTGCCCAGGATTACTCAGTAGGGCTCGCCAACTACTTCAAGAAGACGTTCACGGCACTGACGGGTGACCCGAAGAGCATAGTCGCCGAGGTCGCATACCAAACGGGTGACCAGGACTTTACGGCCCAGCTCACCCAGGTGATATCGGCCAAGGCCGAGGCTCTCTTCGTCCCGGGTTACTTCGGTGACGCGGCGCTCATAGCCAAGCAGCTCCGACAGCTCGGCAGCAACATTCCCATCCTTGGCGGCGACGCTCTCGATGCACCGGAGCTCATGAGCATCGGCGGTAAGGCGGTGGAGGGCCTCACGATAAGTTCCTTCTACAGCGCCGAGGCACCTGCCAACGAGGTCGCGAAGAATTTCGTGGCAGCTTACAAGAAGAAGTATGGGAAAGAGCCCAACGCCAACGCGGCCCTGGGCTTCGACACGTACAACATGGTGGTCGACGCCATCCGCCGGGCAGGCTCCACGAACCCGAAAGCGATCAGGGACGCCCTCGCCACCACAAAGGGCTTTGTGGGCGTGACCGGAACCATTACGATCGATGAGAACGGCAACGCCACCAAGGACGCTGTCATCCTCAGGGTTCAGAACGGCGTCTTCCGTTACGTGACTACGATCCATCCGTAG
- a CDS encoding branched-chain amino acid ABC transporter permease, with translation MTWVVFLQNVANGLSLGSLYALVAIGYTMVYGILRLINFAHGDIFMLGAYALFYLVLVFTLPWWVSFAAAIVITAIMGVLVERAAYRPLRNAPRISALISAIGVSFFLENVGLVVFGGRPKPFAVPQFFTQDHSIGAVRVMNLTWVIPLLSMVLLLGLMYLVYRTKAGLAMRAISYDMETSRLMAIDVNKTISLTFAVGSALAAAGGIMWALKYPQINPLMGIIPGLKAFIAAVLGGIGSIPGAMLGGFLLGMMEIMLVAFLPALSGFRDAFAFLVLIVILLVKPSGLMGQEVKEKV, from the coding sequence TTGACCTGGGTCGTGTTTCTTCAAAACGTGGCTAACGGCCTTTCACTTGGCAGCCTTTACGCGCTCGTGGCCATCGGGTACACTATGGTCTACGGTATCCTGCGGCTGATCAACTTTGCTCACGGCGACATCTTCATGCTGGGCGCGTACGCCCTTTTCTATCTCGTGCTCGTGTTCACCCTCCCTTGGTGGGTGTCGTTTGCAGCCGCCATCGTGATAACCGCGATAATGGGCGTCCTGGTGGAACGGGCGGCGTACCGTCCCCTCCGGAACGCGCCTCGCATCTCGGCTCTCATTTCAGCCATAGGCGTGTCGTTTTTCCTGGAGAACGTGGGCCTCGTAGTTTTCGGCGGCCGCCCGAAGCCGTTTGCCGTGCCGCAGTTCTTCACTCAAGACCACAGCATAGGCGCGGTGCGCGTCATGAACCTGACGTGGGTCATCCCGCTTCTCTCAATGGTTCTTCTACTGGGCCTCATGTACCTTGTGTACCGCACCAAGGCCGGGCTTGCGATGAGGGCCATATCCTACGACATGGAGACGTCCAGGCTCATGGCCATCGACGTGAACAAGACGATCTCCCTGACGTTCGCGGTGGGCTCAGCGCTTGCGGCAGCGGGCGGGATCATGTGGGCGCTCAAGTACCCCCAGATCAACCCACTGATGGGCATCATCCCTGGCCTGAAGGCGTTTATCGCGGCGGTGCTTGGCGGCATTGGCAGCATCCCCGGTGCGATGCTCGGCGGGTTTCTCCTCGGGATGATGGAGATTATGCTGGTCGCGTTCCTGCCGGCTTTATCAGGTTTTCGCGACGCGTTCGCGTTTCTCGTCCTCATAGTGATTCTGCTGGTGAAGCCCTCAGGGCTGATGGGCCAGGAAGTAAAGGAAAAGGTGTGA
- a CDS encoding branched-chain amino acid ABC transporter permease — MVGDVEHAFSYRDPSVVARRARLKLACNLVSLALAAALIHWLQRNLGDYPLRILNLAAINVILAVSLNLIYGFTGMFSLGHAGFMAVGAYVAALLTLPQATKDVIFLMAPLAWPFNVLSAPPLVAVIAGGLVAGVAAFLIGLPVLRLRGDYLGIATLGFAEIIRVVANNIPSVTNGALGLKGIPGFANNLWWTWGWAAFTVWFISRLVSSAHGKAFLAIREDEVAAEIMGVRVTYHKTVSFVTGAVFAGIGGALLGSLTSTIDPKTFGFMLTFNILIIVVAGGLGSITGSIVTALLYTVLLEALRPIEAGWRLGPLVVPEIPGLRMVVFSLVLLVIILFYQRGLFGGREFSWDWLVNRLERRARATTRGETPSALRARQPEPYRPSTRADTRDKSMSHGMGQAASGQGGTNDDRDALTDEAGRDASGQQSKLT; from the coding sequence ATGGTAGGAGATGTGGAACACGCCTTCTCGTATCGTGACCCTTCAGTCGTCGCCAGGCGCGCCCGTCTGAAGCTCGCTTGCAACCTGGTCAGCCTGGCGCTGGCGGCGGCGCTCATCCACTGGCTGCAGCGCAACCTTGGCGACTACCCCCTCCGGATCCTCAACCTTGCCGCCATCAACGTGATCCTCGCAGTGAGCCTCAACCTCATCTACGGCTTCACCGGGATGTTCTCTCTCGGTCACGCCGGGTTCATGGCTGTGGGCGCGTACGTCGCCGCTCTCCTGACACTGCCGCAGGCGACCAAGGACGTCATCTTCCTCATGGCCCCCCTGGCATGGCCGTTCAACGTGCTGTCGGCGCCGCCACTCGTCGCCGTGATTGCAGGGGGGCTTGTGGCAGGCGTTGCCGCTTTTCTCATCGGGCTCCCGGTCCTCAGGCTTCGCGGCGATTATCTGGGCATAGCCACCCTCGGATTCGCTGAGATAATCCGGGTGGTAGCCAACAACATCCCCTCGGTCACCAACGGTGCGCTCGGCCTCAAGGGTATCCCGGGCTTCGCCAACAACCTTTGGTGGACGTGGGGATGGGCGGCCTTTACCGTCTGGTTCATTTCAAGGCTCGTCAGCTCCGCGCACGGCAAGGCCTTCCTCGCGATCCGCGAGGACGAGGTGGCTGCCGAGATAATGGGCGTTAGGGTCACCTATCACAAGACTGTTTCCTTCGTCACCGGCGCCGTGTTCGCGGGCATCGGCGGAGCCCTCCTCGGGAGTCTTACGAGCACCATAGACCCGAAGACATTCGGCTTCATGCTCACGTTCAACATCCTCATAATCGTGGTGGCCGGCGGGCTCGGGAGCATAACCGGGTCGATAGTGACCGCCTTGCTGTACACGGTTCTCCTTGAGGCTCTCCGGCCGATCGAGGCCGGGTGGAGGCTGGGTCCTCTTGTGGTCCCGGAGATCCCCGGCTTGCGCATGGTAGTGTTTTCGTTGGTTTTGCTCGTCATAATCCTCTTTTATCAAAGAGGCCTTTTCGGCGGCAGGGAGTTTTCGTGGGACTGGCTGGTGAACAGGCTGGAACGACGGGCCCGAGCCACCACCCGCGGGGAAACGCCGTCCGCCCTGCGTGCCCGGCAGCCAGAACCGTACAGGCCGAGCACTCGTGCCGACACGCGCGATAAGTCGATGTCCCATGGCATGGGGCAGGCAGCAAGCGGGCAGGGCGGCACGAACGACGACCGTGATGCGCTGACTGACGAGGCCGGGAGAGACGCCTCCGGGCAGCAGTCGAAACTGACTTGA
- a CDS encoding ABC transporter ATP-binding protein, which translates to MRFGGLVAVSDCNLALTRGELVGLIGPNGAGKTTVFNVITGVYRPTQGHVFFEGRDITGMRPDLVCALGIARTFQNIRLMKSLSVVDNVLIGHRCHLRSSLAAAVLRLPGYVREENLLYEESLRLLDDLGLLRYKDAPAGSLPYGEQRRVEIARALATRPRLLLLDEPAAGMNPNESQALVRFIRDVLARFDLTILLIEHDMSVIMEVCDRIMVLDHGETIAEGTSAEIQANPRVIEAYLGVGYKHAGNY; encoded by the coding sequence ATGAGGTTCGGGGGCCTTGTCGCCGTCAGCGATTGCAATCTAGCCCTGACCCGCGGCGAGTTGGTGGGGCTCATAGGTCCAAACGGCGCCGGAAAGACCACGGTGTTCAACGTCATCACTGGGGTTTATAGGCCGACGCAAGGGCACGTGTTCTTCGAAGGCCGGGACATCACGGGGATGAGGCCGGACCTCGTGTGCGCGCTGGGGATCGCGCGCACTTTCCAGAACATCCGTCTCATGAAGTCGCTGAGCGTTGTGGACAATGTGCTCATCGGGCATAGGTGCCATCTGAGATCCTCGCTTGCCGCCGCGGTCCTCCGCTTGCCAGGATACGTGCGCGAGGAGAACCTGCTCTACGAGGAGTCCCTCAGGCTCCTCGATGACCTCGGTTTGCTCAGATACAAAGACGCTCCGGCAGGGAGCCTTCCATACGGGGAACAGCGCAGGGTGGAGATCGCCCGCGCGCTCGCGACCAGACCGCGCCTGCTCCTGCTCGACGAGCCAGCGGCGGGCATGAATCCAAATGAGAGCCAGGCGCTCGTGAGGTTCATCAGGGACGTGCTCGCGAGGTTCGACCTCACCATTCTCCTCATCGAGCACGACATGAGCGTCATCATGGAGGTGTGCGACCGTATCATGGTCCTCGACCACGGCGAGACCATCGCCGAGGGCACATCGGCGGAGATCCAGGCGAACCCGCGCGTTATCGAGGCCTACCTGGGGGTCGGGTACAAACATGCTGGAAATTACTGA
- a CDS encoding ABC transporter ATP-binding protein — MLEITDLNVFYGGIHAVKDVSMRVEPGQIVTLIGANGAGKSSTLRAIAGLVQPRSGSIRFRGKEIVGRPTEAIIKSGLTLVPEGRRVFPNLTVRENLDLGAFGRSDRAGIAKDIEWVFHLFPRLEERQQQKAGTLSGGEQQMLALGRALMSRPALLMMDEPSLGLAPVLIESIFQVIQKIRAEGTTILLIEQNAFAALNTADTGYVLENGRIVMAGTGAELLANEDIQAAYLGRKKT; from the coding sequence ATGCTGGAAATTACTGATCTGAACGTGTTTTACGGTGGTATACACGCGGTGAAGGACGTTTCCATGCGCGTGGAGCCTGGGCAGATCGTGACGCTCATCGGCGCGAACGGAGCCGGCAAGAGCAGCACGCTCCGGGCAATCGCCGGGCTCGTCCAGCCGCGAAGCGGGAGCATTCGGTTCCGGGGCAAGGAGATCGTCGGCCGCCCCACGGAAGCGATCATCAAGTCTGGCCTCACCCTTGTGCCGGAGGGAAGGAGGGTGTTTCCCAACCTAACGGTGCGCGAGAACCTCGATCTCGGTGCGTTCGGGCGCAGCGACCGGGCCGGGATCGCGAAGGACATCGAATGGGTATTCCACCTCTTCCCACGCCTCGAGGAGAGACAACAGCAGAAGGCCGGCACGTTATCTGGTGGCGAGCAACAGATGCTTGCGCTCGGTCGCGCGCTCATGTCGCGGCCGGCGTTGCTCATGATGGACGAACCTTCGCTCGGGCTCGCGCCTGTCCTCATAGAGAGCATTTTCCAAGTGATTCAAAAGATACGGGCCGAGGGCACGACCATTCTGCTTATCGAGCAAAACGCGTTCGCGGCTTTAAACACTGCTGATACGGGTTACGTCCTTGAAAACGGGAGGATCGTCATGGCCGGCACGGGCGCCGAGTTGCTGGCCAACGAGGACATCCAAGCCGCTTACCTGGGCAGAAAGAAAACATGA
- a CDS encoding serine hydroxymethyltransferase, whose amino-acid sequence MDVHTLGYIDPELAAAINGELQRQDNTIELIASENIVPPAILEVQGSVLTNKYAEGYPGHRYHGGCKYMDEVETLAIERAKRLFGAEHANVQPHSGVNANLAVFVATLKPGDAILGMDLKQGGHLSHGSAVNVSGKYYRTFAYGLDPESERIDYDQVRDLAIRHRPRLLIAGASAYPRVIDFERFRQIADESGSLLLVDMAHIAGLVAGGVHPSPVPYADFVTSTTTKTMRGARGGFILCRAEHAKAIDSAIFPGIQGGPIMQNVAAKALTFKLAATAEFRAYAAQIVRNAQAMAARFQERGLKLVTDGTDNHLMLLDLRNLAGRGVTGHSAEQALAEVGIAVNKNLIPGDPQKPTVTSGVRIGTAAITSRGFKEDEAAVVADLIADILLNPSCAVGERARRLVQDLCRKHPIYQC is encoded by the coding sequence ATGGACGTGCACACGCTCGGTTACATCGATCCCGAACTTGCGGCCGCGATCAATGGTGAGCTTCAGCGTCAAGACAACACCATCGAGCTCATAGCCTCAGAGAACATAGTGCCCCCCGCGATCCTCGAGGTCCAGGGCTCGGTCCTCACCAACAAGTATGCAGAAGGGTACCCCGGGCACCGCTACCACGGGGGCTGCAAGTACATGGATGAGGTAGAGACGCTCGCCATCGAACGGGCAAAGCGCCTCTTCGGCGCGGAGCACGCCAACGTTCAGCCCCATTCGGGCGTCAACGCGAACCTTGCGGTCTTCGTGGCAACCCTGAAGCCGGGCGACGCGATCCTGGGGATGGATCTCAAGCAGGGTGGGCACCTATCCCACGGGAGCGCCGTGAATGTGTCTGGCAAGTACTACCGCACCTTCGCGTACGGGCTCGACCCCGAAAGCGAGCGCATCGACTATGACCAGGTCCGCGATCTCGCCATTCGTCACCGGCCTCGGCTTCTCATAGCGGGGGCGAGTGCCTATCCGAGGGTCATAGATTTCGAGCGCTTCCGCCAGATCGCCGATGAGTCAGGGAGCCTCCTCCTCGTCGACATGGCTCACATCGCGGGGCTTGTCGCGGGCGGTGTGCATCCTAGCCCCGTCCCGTACGCGGACTTCGTTACGTCCACGACCACGAAAACCATGCGAGGAGCTCGGGGCGGGTTCATTCTATGCCGTGCTGAGCACGCGAAGGCGATCGATAGCGCTATCTTCCCTGGTATTCAGGGCGGGCCGATCATGCAGAACGTAGCGGCGAAGGCTCTCACGTTCAAGCTCGCCGCCACAGCCGAATTTCGGGCGTATGCAGCCCAGATCGTGAGGAACGCCCAGGCGATGGCGGCCCGCTTCCAGGAGCGTGGGCTGAAGCTCGTCACGGACGGGACGGACAACCATTTGATGCTCCTGGACCTGCGTAACCTCGCCGGCAGGGGCGTGACAGGCCACAGCGCTGAGCAGGCGCTCGCCGAGGTGGGGATCGCCGTGAACAAGAACCTCATACCGGGCGACCCGCAGAAGCCCACCGTGACGAGCGGGGTACGTATCGGCACGGCGGCCATAACCTCGCGGGGATTCAAAGAGGACGAGGCCGCGGTCGTGGCGGACCTCATTGCGGACATCTTGCTTAACCCGTCTTGCGCCGTGGGCGAACGCGCTCGCCGATTGGTCCAGGATCTCTGCAGGAAACATCCGATATATCAGTGCTAA
- a CDS encoding branched-chain amino acid ABC transporter substrate-binding protein, whose product MILGLGLGYGSLAFAAKEPIRIGLQAPITGQWAYEGEMALNCVQIVADEINARGGILGRPIEIVPGDDQCSPKQSALVAQRMLSEKVVAVIGTYGSSVTEPAATIYERAGLLNIAYGSTAEQLTSHGWKFFFRTCFRDDRQGAFFAQFVNNTLKLKRVAILHDNTTFAKGLAEAARRSLEQAKKAEIVFYDAVTPGERDFTPVLSRMQTARPEVVYYTGYYPEAGLIIRQMRDLGSKAVFVGGNAAINDEFISIAGIEIAKGALMTQEPMPTDLRYPEAKPFLDEYVRRHKAPPSSPWPVYAADALKVIAAAIEATGSTDSKVLADYIRKDMKDLPGITGPISFDDAGDREGAIYLAYEVTADGKFKPYQP is encoded by the coding sequence ATGATTCTCGGACTGGGGTTAGGGTACGGGAGCCTTGCGTTTGCCGCGAAGGAACCCATCCGAATAGGCCTCCAGGCGCCCATCACCGGCCAGTGGGCATATGAGGGCGAAATGGCGTTGAATTGCGTGCAGATCGTCGCGGACGAGATCAACGCCAGGGGCGGCATCCTTGGACGTCCCATCGAGATCGTTCCGGGCGACGACCAGTGCAGCCCAAAGCAGAGCGCGCTGGTCGCTCAGCGGATGTTGAGCGAGAAGGTCGTCGCGGTGATAGGCACGTACGGCTCGTCCGTGACCGAGCCTGCGGCGACGATCTACGAGCGTGCTGGGCTGCTTAACATCGCGTACGGTTCTACGGCCGAGCAGCTCACGTCCCACGGTTGGAAGTTTTTCTTCCGCACGTGTTTCCGTGACGATCGCCAGGGCGCCTTCTTCGCGCAGTTTGTAAACAACACGCTCAAGCTCAAGAGGGTCGCGATCCTTCATGACAACACCACGTTCGCAAAGGGGCTCGCCGAGGCGGCCCGCCGCTCGCTCGAGCAGGCGAAGAAGGCCGAGATCGTGTTTTACGACGCCGTGACGCCGGGCGAGAGGGATTTCACGCCTGTGCTCAGCCGCATGCAGACCGCAAGGCCCGAGGTGGTGTACTACACGGGGTACTACCCGGAGGCAGGCCTCATCATCAGGCAGATGAGAGATCTCGGCAGCAAGGCGGTTTTCGTGGGCGGCAACGCCGCGATCAACGACGAGTTCATCAGCATCGCCGGGATCGAGATAGCGAAAGGCGCGCTCATGACGCAGGAGCCTATGCCGACAGACCTGCGGTACCCCGAGGCAAAGCCGTTCCTGGATGAGTACGTGCGCCGTCACAAGGCCCCGCCGAGCAGTCCGTGGCCTGTGTACGCCGCGGACGCCCTCAAGGTGATCGCCGCTGCGATCGAGGCGACCGGTTCCACGGATTCCAAGGTGCTCGCGGATTATATTCGGAAGGACATGAAGGATCTTCCCGGCATCACCGGCCCCATCTCGTTTGACGACGCGGGAGACAGGGAAGGGGCCATCTACCTGGCGTACGAAGTAACCGCTGATGGGAAGTTCAAGCCATACCAGCCGTAG
- a CDS encoding branched-chain amino acid ABC transporter permease has protein sequence MALFIEQLVNGLTVGAVYALVALGYTMVYGVMRLINFAHGDLFMLGSYLGFTLLVSTFVGSSLPLWAALVVTVVVSAVGIAALGVLVERAAYRPLRRSNRLTAVVSAMGVSIFLQNAAMLIWGPRYRAYPSWAVPDLRWEIGAFHISLMQVLILAVSLVLMAGLYLFVQRTTVGAAIRATAIDHDTARLMGIDVDQIIRLIFIIGPGLGAVAGVLLGLYYRQIHFTVGWSYGLKAFTAAILGGIGNIPGAMVGGLLLGILEMLGAGYISAAWKDVFVFLILIMLLIFRPTGLLGERVAEKV, from the coding sequence ATGGCTTTGTTCATAGAGCAACTCGTCAACGGCCTCACTGTAGGCGCGGTGTACGCGTTGGTGGCCCTGGGGTACACCATGGTGTACGGCGTCATGCGGCTCATCAACTTCGCCCATGGTGACCTCTTCATGCTTGGGTCATACCTTGGATTCACCTTGCTCGTAAGCACGTTTGTCGGCAGTTCTCTGCCTTTGTGGGCCGCTCTTGTCGTGACCGTGGTCGTGTCCGCTGTCGGCATAGCTGCACTCGGGGTGCTGGTGGAACGGGCCGCCTACCGGCCGCTGCGCAGGTCAAACCGCTTGACCGCCGTCGTCTCCGCCATGGGGGTTTCGATCTTCCTCCAAAATGCGGCGATGCTCATTTGGGGGCCGCGCTACCGCGCATATCCATCGTGGGCCGTCCCTGATCTGCGGTGGGAAATCGGAGCCTTCCACATAAGTCTCATGCAGGTGTTGATTCTCGCCGTGTCCCTTGTCCTGATGGCAGGGTTGTATCTATTCGTACAGCGCACAACGGTCGGAGCGGCCATCCGCGCCACGGCCATCGACCATGACACCGCAAGGCTCATGGGCATCGACGTGGACCAGATCATCCGGCTCATCTTCATTATCGGGCCTGGTCTCGGCGCAGTGGCAGGGGTGTTGCTGGGCTTGTACTACCGCCAGATCCACTTCACCGTGGGATGGTCGTACGGATTGAAGGCTTTCACCGCGGCGATCCTCGGAGGCATCGGAAACATACCAGGAGCCATGGTGGGCGGGTTGCTGCTCGGGATCTTGGAGATGCTTGGCGCAGGCTACATCTCGGCAGCATGGAAAGATGTCTTCGTGTTTCTCATCCTGATCATGCTCCTCATCTTCCGTCCCACGGGGCTCCTAGGCGAACGTGTCGCGGAGAAGGTCTAG
- a CDS encoding branched-chain amino acid ABC transporter permease, translating to MVASDYWIDVAVFWGIYVLLGLSLNIIVGEVGLFDMGHMAFFAIGAYTTAILSARFGISLWLLLPLSGIVAGLAGHVLARPIIHLRGDYLLIATIGLNEMVRISLLNNPWGLTGGPNGIIMLDQFRIFGLAVQRPTHFYYLVWTCVAASMLALVRLQRSRIGRAWNFIREDEVAAEAMGVDVRRAKLLAFTLGAGLAGAAGTIFAAKLVVISPESFTFMESVILFCIVILGGMGSIPGVVLGSAAMLVLPEILRNFAQYRMLFFGAAMALMMIFRPQGLWPSKRWSTKLQEGEGE from the coding sequence ATGGTCGCAAGCGACTACTGGATAGACGTCGCCGTTTTCTGGGGTATCTACGTGCTCCTCGGCCTGAGCCTCAACATCATCGTCGGCGAGGTCGGGCTGTTCGATATGGGTCACATGGCGTTTTTCGCCATTGGGGCGTACACCACGGCCATACTAAGCGCACGCTTTGGCATCTCGCTGTGGCTCCTCCTCCCGTTGAGCGGGATCGTTGCAGGGCTCGCAGGCCATGTTTTGGCGCGGCCCATCATTCATCTTCGGGGAGACTACCTCCTCATAGCTACCATAGGCCTTAACGAGATGGTGCGCATCAGCCTCCTCAACAATCCCTGGGGACTCACCGGGGGTCCGAACGGCATAATCATGCTCGACCAGTTCCGTATATTCGGGCTCGCAGTGCAGAGGCCCACGCACTTTTACTACCTTGTGTGGACGTGCGTGGCGGCAAGCATGCTCGCTCTGGTTAGGCTGCAGCGCTCGCGAATAGGCCGCGCGTGGAACTTCATCCGGGAGGATGAGGTGGCTGCCGAGGCCATGGGCGTCGACGTCAGGCGGGCCAAACTCCTGGCGTTCACGCTGGGGGCGGGCCTCGCGGGCGCCGCGGGCACGATCTTCGCTGCCAAATTGGTGGTGATCTCGCCAGAGAGCTTTACGTTCATGGAGTCGGTGATACTCTTCTGCATCGTGATTCTCGGGGGGATGGGCTCGATCCCCGGAGTGGTCCTGGGGTCCGCGGCCATGCTGGTGCTCCCCGAGATCCTGCGCAACTTCGCCCAATACCGCATGTTGTTCTTCGGAGCTGCCATGGCCCTCATGATGATCTTCCGCCCCCAGGGGCTCTGGCCCAGCAAGCGGTGGTCGACGAAGTTGCAGGAGGGTGAAGGTGAGTGA
- a CDS encoding ABC transporter ATP-binding protein, translating into MDGARGENRERGAANQGTGNGIILKLKGVSKRFGGLRAVDGFDLDVREGSITSLIGPNGAGKTTVFNLVTGIYRPDEGSISFAGRELVGKLPHEVAEAGIARTFQTLRLFENLTCFENVLAGQHCRGRAGVIASILRTPAQRKEEDRMRGEAERCLRQMGLWGCRDELARNLPYGNRRRLEIARALATRPRLLILDEPAGGLNEEETAGLMDLIEEIRASGITVFLIEHDMQVVMGVSDLVAVMDNGQKISEGTPEEVQHDPRVIEAYLGTGDDLEEPDTSEGDNDAGATGEGTGRVSVKVD; encoded by the coding sequence ATGGACGGCGCACGCGGTGAGAACCGGGAGCGGGGTGCGGCAAACCAAGGGACGGGCAATGGCATCATCCTCAAGCTTAAGGGCGTGAGCAAGCGGTTCGGCGGTCTCCGCGCCGTGGACGGCTTCGATCTCGACGTCCGCGAGGGCAGCATCACGAGCCTCATAGGGCCGAACGGAGCTGGCAAGACAACCGTCTTCAACCTCGTAACAGGCATCTACCGGCCCGACGAGGGAAGCATCTCGTTTGCTGGACGCGAGCTTGTCGGCAAGCTGCCCCACGAGGTCGCGGAGGCAGGCATCGCACGCACGTTTCAGACGCTGCGCCTTTTCGAGAACCTGACGTGTTTCGAGAACGTGCTCGCGGGCCAGCATTGCAGGGGCAGGGCAGGGGTGATCGCGTCCATCCTCAGAACTCCGGCCCAGCGTAAGGAGGAGGACCGCATGCGAGGTGAGGCCGAGCGATGCCTTCGTCAGATGGGCCTGTGGGGATGTCGCGACGAGCTTGCGCGCAACCTCCCTTACGGCAACCGCAGGCGGCTCGAAATAGCACGGGCGTTGGCCACGCGGCCGCGCCTGCTCATCCTCGATGAGCCCGCGGGAGGTCTGAACGAGGAAGAGACAGCCGGGCTCATGGACCTCATCGAGGAGATCAGGGCCTCGGGGATCACCGTTTTCCTTATCGAGCACGACATGCAGGTGGTTATGGGAGTATCGGACCTGGTGGCCGTAATGGACAACGGGCAAAAGATCAGCGAGGGGACCCCGGAGGAGGTCCAGCACGATCCCCGCGTGATCGAGGCGTACCTGGGCACGGGGGACGACCTCGAAGAGCCCGACACGAGCGAAGGCGACAATGACGCCGGAGCCACCGGCGAAGGCACCGGCCGCGTAAGCGTGAAGGTGGATTGA